The Amycolatopsis umgeniensis DNA segment GCGCGGCGTACTGCGGCCAGTTCCGTTCGAACCAGACACGCCGGGCCCTGGCCACGATCGGATCGGTCGGCGGCGGCGTCCAGCCGGTCCGCGCCTTCATCTCGGCGGCGAGAGCGTGGCCGATCTCGGCCTGGGTGCCGCGCAACGTCAGCTGCCGCACGGCGAGGAAGTCTTCGGGAGAACCCGCGATGTAGGTCATGGCCGAGAGGTTGTCCGCCGCCGCTGACCGTTCGCGCACCACACGCTGACCGCTTGTCATCCGAATGTCATGTGCCCCGCGCGAAGGTTTGCCCCATGTTGAGCAACAAGGTTTACATCATCGCCGGAGGCGTGCTCTCCGTCCTCTTCATCGTGCTCGCGATGACCGAGTTCTCCACCGGCTACCCGGACGACGGCCTGCAGGACCTGTTCTACGCAGCGCTGAGCGCCGGCGCCGGCACCCTGCTGTACGTCCTCGATCGCCGTCAGCGCGAGCGGCGTGACGCCCGATGAGGAACATCGACGGCGGCTTCCTCGCCGCCCCGGACCAGGCCTCCCTCGATCGCCGCGACCAGGACGTGCGCAAAGGCAAGCTCGCGCTGCTCCTGACCGTCGCGGGCGGGTTCGTCGCCCTGATCGCCGGTTACAACGCCCTCGTGGACTTCTCGCCGGTTTCGCTGGTCGTGACGATGATCGCGCTGGCCGTCGCCGTCGGGGGCGGGGTGCTCACCAAACACCTGATGCGCGCCGTGCGGTTCCGGGTGCACAAACCGAACGCGGGCCTGGTCGGCGCCGCGAAGCTCACCGGGCTCCTGGTGGCCTTCTTCGGGATCGCCGCCCTGCTCGGCTCGATCGAGGCGCCCGGCGCGCTGCGCGTCGTCCTGATCGCCGGCGGCGTCGGCACCATCGCCTACGTGAAGTCGCTGCACGACCAGCAGTGGGTGCTCTTCGAACTGGACGCGGTGGGCGTCCGGGTCGAGCGGACGATCGTGCCCTGGCGCGACGTCTCCCGGCTCACCACCGACCCGGTCGGCCCCGGGATGACCCGGCTCGGCGCGCTCCCGGTCAACGCGGCGCCGCTGTACGTCGCGGTCCAGGACAGCGAACTGGACCCGCGTCTGCTGGCCGGGGCCGTCGGCCGCTTCGCACCGCAGGGGATCTTGCTGACCGGAGGTCAGGGGCCCGCCACTTGAGCGGCGCCGCGCATGCCGAGCCCTTGGCGGTACGGCCGGTCGAAGTCGTTCCCGAGCCGTTCCCGCACGGAAGTCCGGAGCAGGGCGGCGTCCAGATCGACGGCGAACGCGGTGCCCCGGATGGTCACCGCGGCGCCGATCAGGACCGCCGCCCGCTCGGGGTCGCCCCGCAGCAGCGCGACTCCGGCGAGGCCTTCGACGGCGCAGGCCACGGTGGTGCTGTCGTTCCACTGATCCGCGGCCGTGAGCGCCAGCCGGTGCAGTTCCTCGGCCCGGTCGATCTCGCCCTCGGCGGCCAGCACCCAGCCGAGCGAGATGCGAGCCCCGGCGCGGGCCCCCTCGGAGGTGAAGGAGCCGCCGGCGCACTCCGAAAGCGCGAGTTCGCTCAGCGCGCGAGCCGTGGCCAGATCGCCTCCGTGCCGCGCGAGGGAGGCGAGGCCGACGTACCCGAACGCCCGGCTTTCGGGCATCCCGGCGCGGCGCGCGATCTCGATGGCGAGTTCGAAGTCCGCCCGTGCTCCCGCCGCGTCACCGTGGAGCAGCTTGCTGGTGCCACGACGGCACAGTAGGTCCGCGTTGTCGTCGGACGCGCCGAGTTCCCGCATCAGCCGGAGCGCCTCATGCATCATTTCGAGGGCCTCGGCCTGCCGGTTCGTCCAGATCAGGATCTGTGACAGGTGGTCGAGCGTCATCGAAAGGCCCCAGCGTTCCCCGATCGCGCGGAACGCGGCCTCCCCTTCGCGCAGCAACCCTTCCGCCGATTCGAGATCGCCCTGCATCATCAGGCGCAGCCCGTATCCGGTCGGCATCAGGGCGAGGCTCCACGCGTCGCTGTGCGCCAACAGGGCCTGACCGCGTTTGAACAGCTCGTCGTCGTCACCCGGCGGCCCGCTCACCACCCCGATCAGCATCAGCAACGCCGGGTTCCTCGGCGCCCTGACCATGTTCCGCACGAGTTCGTCGACCGCCGGAAGATGCCGCTCCAACGCCTCGTGATCGCGAAGCGCGGCAGCGGCGTTGAGCACGGAGAGCTGGTATTCCTCTTCGAGATCCTCCGGCGGTCGCAAGCCGACGTGTTTGACCACTTCCAGGCTCAGCGTCGAGCCCTCGAACCGGCGTCCGCGCATCCACCAGTACGTCACCAGCGAGGCCGAAAGCCGCAGACCGATCCGTACGTCGGCTTCGGCCGCCCAGCGCAGCGCGGCGAGGAGATCGTCGTAGGCGTTGTCGAGACGCTCGAGCCAGACGAGCTGATCGCCGGTGCGCAGGAGCGGGTCCGCCTCTTCGGCGAGGGCGAGGAAGTGCTCGGCGTGCGCGCGCCGCAGCTGCTCGGTCTCGCCCGCTTCGGCGAGCTTCTCGGCGAAGAACGCCCGGATGGTTTCGAGCATCCGATACCGGTTCCCGCCGCGTTCGACGAGCGATCTGTCCACAAGGGACGGAAGCAGGTCTCCGGTGTCCGGCACGGCGCAGACCGCTTCGGCGTCGGCGAGGGTGGTGCCGCCCGCGAAAACGGTCAGCCGCCTGCCGAGCAGGCGTTCGTCCCCCTCCAGGAGGTCCCAGCTCCATTCGACGGTGCCGCGCAGGGTGCGATGCCGGTCTTCGGCGACCCGGCTGCCTCGCGAGAGCAGCTTGAAGCGGTCTTCCAGCCTGGCGGCGATCTCGCCGACGGGCAGCGTCCGCACCCGCGCGGCGGCGAGTTCGATGGCCAGCGGCAGCCCGTCGAGTGCGGCGCAGATGTGCTGGACGTCGCCCGCGGTGGTGTCGTCGATGGCGAAGCCCGGGTCGTTCGCTCGCGCGCGATCGACGAACAGCCGGACGGCGGCGAACTCCAGTGACCGGGCGGGCGGCGTACCCGGCGGCGGCACGGCGAGCCGCGGCACGGGGGTGACGACCTCGCCAGTGATGCCCAGCGGTTCCCGGCTGGTGGCGAGCACGCGCAGCGCCGCGGCCGCGCCGAGCAGCCGGGCGGTCAGTTTCGCGGCGGCGCCGACCAGATGCTCGCAGTTGTCGAGCACCAGCAGGAGTGCCCGCTCCGCCAGGGCGTCGATCAGCCGTTCCAGCGGTGCGTTCTCCATGGCGGGGGTGGCCGCCCCGAGCGGGACGGTCCGCAGGCCGAGCGCGGTCAGCACGGCATGGGCGACGTCCGAGTCCTCGGTGTAGGGCGCGAGTTCGACGAAGACCACCGGGAGGTCCGTGGCGGCGGCCGTCTCGATGGCCAACCGCGTCTTGCCGCTCCCGCCGGGGCCGGTCAGCGTCACCAGCCGCGAGCGCTCCAACTGGTCGAGCACGTGCCGGAGGTCGCCCTCGCGGCCGATGAAGCTGGTGAGCTGCGCGGGGAGCGGCGCCGTCGTGGTCTTGGCGGCCGGCGCCTCACCGCGCAGCACGGCCAGATGCGCGGCGGCGAGTTCCGGTCCCGGGTCGGCGCCGAGTTCGTCGGCCAGGACGCGGCGGGCGTCCTCGAACGCGGTGAGCGCGTCGGCCTGGCGTCCCGCGGCGTGCAGGGCGCGGATCAGCAGCGCTCTCGGCCGTTCTCGCAGCGGTTGGGCGGTGATGACCTCACGAAGCTCGTCGAGGACATCTGCATGCCTTCCCAGCTTGAGCTCGGCCTCGACGCGATCCTCGATCGCCGACGTCCTCAGCTCGTTCAGCCTGGTGACCTGCGGATCGCGGAACGGCGCGTCGGTGATGTCCGCGAACGCCGGGCCGCGCCAGAGACCGAGAGCGTCGCGAAGCAGCTCTGCCGCCTTCTCGGCGTCTCCCGCCGCGAGAGTGCGTCGGCCTTCGGCGGCGAGCCGCTCGAACCGGTGCACGTCGACGTCGCCGGGGTCCACGGCCAGCCGGTATCCCGCCGGACTGAACTCGACGGGTGCGAGGTCCTTCAGCGCCGCGCGCAGCCGCGAGACCTGTGATTGCAGCGCGTTCGCCGCGCCGTCCGGCGGTTGTTCGCCGTAAAGGCCGTCGATGAGCCGCTCGGCCGGGACGACCCGGCCCGCCTCCAGCGCGAGCAACGCGAACAGCGTCCGGACCCTGGGCCCGCCGACTCCGACGGCGGTGCCGTCCTCGCGGCGCACCTCCGTCGCCCCCAGGACGCCGAATCGCATGGTTAGAGGTTAGGGCGTCGTTGACCTGGGTGGATCCAGCCCGCCCGAGATCGGCCGAATGGCGTCTATACACTTCGGCCGGTCCCCACGCAATGGGAGAGGTATGTCCAACCAGGAACCTGTGGTCCTCGGTCAGCCGACCGTCGGCGACGAAGAACTCGCCGCCGTGGCGGAGGTGTTCCGGTCCGGCTGGCTGGCCGGTGCCGGCCCCGCGTGCCGCCGTTTCGAGGAACGCTTCGCGAAGACCGTCGGCACCGCGCACGCGCTGACCACCAGCAACTGTGGCTCCGCACTCTTCCTCGGGCTGCGTGTACTCGGCGTGAAGCCGGGCGACGAGGTCATCGTCGGCGACTACACGTTCCCCGCCACCGGCCACGCCGTGCTCCAAGCGGGTGCGACACCGGTGTTCGCCGACATTCGCCCGGACGTGTGGAGCGCCGATCCGGCGTCGATCGAAAGCTTGATCACCCCGCGCACCGTCGGCATCCTCGCCGTCGACGTCGCCGGGCAGCCGGGTGACTTCGACGAGTACCGCGCGATCGCCGACAAGCACGGCCTGTGGCTCTTCGAGGACGCAGCCTGCGCCGCGGGCGCGACGTACAAGACCCGCCCGGCGGGCAGCCTCGCCGATCTGGCCGCGTTCTCCTTCCACGGCCGCAAGGGCATCACCGCGGGCGAAGGCGGCGCGCTCGTCTCGGACCGCGAAGACCTCATCGCGCACGCGCGCAAGCTGCACACCTACGGCATCGAGCCCGCCATCACCCGCGAGGGTTCCGGTGCGCTGCCGATCCCGGAGTTCCACGAGCTGGGCTACAACTTCCGGCTCTCGGACGTGCAGGCCGCGATCATGAACGTCCAGCTCGACCGCCTCCCGGACCTGCTCTCGGCCCGCCGTTCGGTGGCCAAGCGCTATCACGAGGCGTTCGAGAACCTGCCCGGTCTCGACGTCCCGGTGGAACTGCCGGACCGCGAGCACCCGTGGCAGGCCTACATCCTCACCGTGGCCCCGGAGATCGACCGCGACGCGCTCGCGCTGCGGATCCGTGAGCAGGGCGTGCAGTGCAACTTCGGCACCTACGCCTCGCACCTCCAGCCCATCTACGGCAAGAAGCAGACCTTGCCGGTATCGGCGGACCTCTTCGCCCGTCATCTCGCCATCCCGATGCACGCCAACCTCACCGATGACCAGGTCGACAGGGTCATCGGGACCGTCAGCGCCGCACTGCCGAGCTAGGAGAGAAATGCCCGACAAGAAGGTCCTCTTCACCGGGGGCGGCGGTTTCATCGCCGCGCACGTCATCCCGATGCTGATCGAAGGCGGCTACACCGTCCGCGTCTTCGACAACATGACCCGCGGCGACCGCGCCAGGATCAACGAGTTCGTCGCCACCGGCAAGGTCGAACTGGTCGAGAAGGACGTGCGCTACGGCGGCGCCGTGCGTGAGGCCATGCGCGGCTGCACGCACGTGATCCACTTCGCCACCGTGTCGATCAACAAATCGGTCGCGGACCCGCACGAGTCCATCGACATCAACATGGTCGGCAACCACAACGTCTTCGCCGCCGCGGCGGACGAGGGTGTCGAGCGGGTCGTGTTCGCCTCGACAGCGTCGGTCTACGGCGAGCCGAAGCGGCTGCCGATGCACGAGGACGACAAACTCACGCCGCTCACGCCGTACTGCATCTCGAAGCGCGCGGGCGAGGACATGCTCGGCTTCTACGAGCGCACCAAGGGTCTGTCCTGGAACGCGCTGCGGTTCTTCAACGTGTACGGCCCCGGCCAGAAGATCGAGGCCTACTACACGTCGGTGATCAACCACTTCATCCAGCGCCTGCGCGCCGGCCAGCCGCCGATCATCGACGGCCGCGGCGACCAGTCGATGGACTTCGTGCACGTCACGGACCTGGCTCGTGCCGTGGTCGCGGCGCTCGAGTCGGACCAGGCGAACGTTCCGATCAACATCGGCACCGGGATCGACACCTCGATCGCGACGCTGGCGAAGATCCTCATCGACGCCGTCGGCGTCAACGTCGAGCCGCTGTTCAACGAGCGTGACGTGCTGGTTTCGCGGCGTGCCGCGGACATCACCCGTGCCCGCGAGGTCCTCGGCTGGGAGCCGAAGATCTCCGTGGAAGAGGGCATGTACGAACTGGTGAAGGCTTCGGAGGGATGACCGCCGGGCCGGGGGAGAGCCGCCCCATGCGCATCGCCGTCGTCAACAACTTCTTCCCGCCGAGGGTGGGCGGAAGCGCGCACATGGCGGCCTCCCTGGCCGAGCAGTACGCGGCGCGCGGGCACGAGGTGCTCGCGATCACCGCGGCCTACGCCGACGCCCCGGCCGACGAGACCAAGGACGGCTACCGCGTCGTCCGCCTGCCCGCGGTGAAGATGCCGCAGCTGGGCCTGTCGATCGACTTCGACATGAGCTTCGCCTCGCTGCGGCCGGGGAACTGGCGGCGGCTGCGGAAGCTGCTGGACGAGTTCAAACCGGACGCGATCCACCTGCACGGGCAGTTCTTCGACCTGTCGTGGCTGGCGGGGCGGTACGCGCGGCGGCACAAGCTGCCGATGCTGATGACCATCCACACGCTGCTGATCAGCGACAACAAGCTGTACGGCGGTGTCTTCCGGTTCCTGGACACGGTGCTGGTGAACCCGATCCTGCGCTACCTCAAGCCGCGGTACGTCATCCTCGACAAACTCGGCGTGGACTACTGCGTCGAGCGCTACGGCACCAGCGACGCGAACTCGGACTACTTCCCGATCGCCGTCGACACCGGGAACTTCGAGAAGCCGCTGACGAAGGATGTGCGCGCGGAGCACGAGCTGGGCGACGGTCCGGTGATCGTCTCGCTCGGGCACGTGATCCCGCTGCGCAACCGGCTTCCGCTGGTCGAGGCGCTGCCGTCCATTTTGGACAAACACCCTGGCGTGAAGGTGGTCGTCGTCGGCCGCGTGTACCACGACGTCTTCCTGAAGCGGGCGGAAGAACTCGGTGTCGCGGACGCCATCATCGTCACCGGCGCCGTGCCGAAGGCGGACGTCCCCGCGTACTTCGCCGCCGCCGACATCGTCACGCACGACCTCAACGGCGGCTGTGGCACCGCGTCGCTGGAGGCGATGCTCTCGGGCACCGCGACCATCGCGTCGGTCACCGAGGACAACTACCCGGGCATCGAACTGCGCAACGGCGAGAACATCCTGCTGGTGCGGCCGGACGACAGCGAGGCGGTGGCGAACACCGTCATCGAACTGCTCGACGATCCGGAGAAGCGGGCTTTGGTGGCACAGCGGGAAAGCGCGATGGTGCGGGCCAACTTCGGCCTCGACGTCGTCGCCGAGGAACACCTGCGCACCTTCGAGAAACTGGTGACCGAGGCCGATGTTCTTCGATGACGAGCGCAGCAACCGGCTGCGTCCGCAGATCCTGACCGAACTCGTTTCGCAGTACATGAACGACGCCGAGCGCGCCCGGTTCTACGGGCTGCCGGAGTCGACACGGGTGCGCGAACGCGTCAAGATCATCAGCCCCGAGAACCTGAAGATCGGCGAACACTGCTGGATCGGCGAAGGCGCCGCGCTCGACGCGAGCGGCGGGCTGGAGATCGGCGAGCACACCAGCATCGGCCTGAACACGCTGATCTTCACGCATTCCAGCTGGCTCGCGAACATGACGCTGCAGAACCACTCCGGCAGCGACCTCATCGAACGCAAACCGGTGAAGATCGGCAAGGGCTGCTTCATCGGCGGCCTCGTGGTGATCATGGCGGGCGTGACGATCGGGGATTTCGCCACCGTGCAGCCGAACTCCGTGGTCGCCAAGGACGTCCCGCCGCGCACCCTGGTCGCGGGCAACCCGGCGCGCGTGTTCCAGCGCTACGACGACGAGTACATCCAGTCCGAAGTGGAGCGTGTGCGCGGCGAAAACGCCCGGCGGCGCGCGCTGGCGGAGGAGCGTGGGGACACGTCGTCGTCCTGGGGTGCCCCGGCGGGCGATTTCACGGAGTAGTTCAGAGGCGTTCCGCCAGCCTCTTGGCGATCGTCTCGTAGACATCGGCACGGGTGCCGCCGGAAAGGTCGACCAGCGCGACCCGGATCTGGCCGTGGGCGCGTTTGTAGACCACGGTCGTCACCCGCTGGTCCTTGCCGTCGCAGTACCACGCCGTTTCGCCGATACCCGGCAACGGCGTCGGCGGTTTCGTGCACTCCTTCTTGGTTTCCGCCGCCATCGACGGCACCGACCAGCCGTCTTCCGGGACGACGGTCAAGTACAGCCCGTCCGCGCGGTTGTAGTGGCAGGCGTAGTCCGTCGCGTCCTCCTTCTTTCTGACTTCCCCTTCCTGCTGTCCGTCGCGCGCGCCGTAGATCGCGTCTCCGATGATCTGCTGGACCTCGGTGAGCGGAAGGAACGGGCAGGCCGCGGTGATCTCGGCGGGCGATGCCGGTGGAGGAGGTGTCGTCGGCGTCGTGCTCGGGGCTTTGCTCGCTGACGTGGACGGCGGGGCCGGTGGCGGCGCCGGTGCGGGCTCGCCGCTACAGGCGGTGAGGAAGAAGAGTGTGCCGACGGACAAGAGCCCCCAGGTTCTTTTCATTCTCGAAATGTAGCGGACCTGCGGAAACAGTGGGGATCTCTTGCGCGGGAGCAACTCCACAGAGTGCCCACACGCTACTGTGTGTGATGGTACAGTTCTTGGGAAACCGTGGGGAGATGGCTCTGGTGATCACAAGCGAAGGAGGAGTTCGATGAGTGTCGTGCAATGGCCTCAGCGATTCCTGACCCTCGACGACTGGGCCGCGCTGCCGGAAGACCCGGAGCATTGGGTCGAAGTCGTCGAAGGGGTCGTCGTCGTGTCGCCGCTTCCGTTGCTCGTCCATCAGTGGGCCGTCACACGTCTGGGTTTTTTGCTCCACGACCAGCTGCCCGCCGGATTCAGTGCTTGGAGCGAGGCCGAAATGATCATCGGCACCGCCCCTCTCACCGTCCGGGTGCCCGACGTGGTGGTGGCGAGAACAGAGATCATGGAAAGCAATCCGGCCCGTGTTCCGGCCGACGCGGCACGGCTGGTGATCGAGGTGCTGTCCGAGGGCACCGTCCGCACCGACCGGGTCACCAAGTTCGCCGAGTACGCCGAAGTCGGCATCGAGCACTACTGGATCGTCGACCTCGAAGACCCGACGAGCATGGTCACCTATCGCTTGGTCGACGGCGAGTACGAGAACTTCGGTGAGCACACCAGCAAGGTGAGCCTCGAGGTCGAGGGCACCCCGCTCACCCTCGATCTCGACGCACTGACCACCCGCCACGCGCAGCGCCCCTGATCACAGCCTGTCGGCCATCAGTTTCGCCAGCGTCGCGTAGACGTCGGTCCTGGTGCTGTTGAGGTACAGCGTCGCGACCCTCGTCTCGCCGTGGCTGCGTTTCCCGACGCTCACCAGGATGTCGAGCTCCGGACCGTCGGTGGGGATCGAACACCACAAGGCCTGCTCGCCGATTCCGGGAAGCTGCGTGATCGGCTGCTTGCATTCCTTCGCGAGCTTGTCGATCGTCGCGCGGGGCGGCTGGTTCCCGGGGATGGCCGCGACGAAGAGCTCCGCCGATTTCCCGTACTTTCCTTTGGGGTCCTCGAAAGCGCACTGGTAGGCCTTGCCGGAGCCGACCCGTTCGGCCTCGCCTTCGTTGGCGACCAGATCGTCTGATCTCCCGATCACTTGAAGGAACTCCGTCGGGCTCAGGACAGGACAGGCCGCGGTGATCTTGTCGAGTGGTGCCGGTGGAGTGGTGCTGGGGCTGGGTGGCGTGCTGCTGGTCGGTTTGCTCGACGACGACGGCGGTGGTGCCGGCGCTGTCGGCGTGGGCTCGGTCGCGGCGCCGCTCGAGCAAGCCGTGACGGCGAACAGCAGGACTGCGGTGGTGAGGGTCCCCCTCGATCTGTGCACGCCGTGAACCTAGCTGTTCAGGATGTTGGGCGACCAGCCAATTCTTCAGAGCCGTTCCGCCAGCCTCTTGGCCATCGTCTCGTAGACGTCGGACCGGGTTTCGCCGATGAGGTAGACCCACGCGAACCTGATCTGGCCGTGTCCGCGTTTGTAGACCATCGTCGACATGAAGTCGCCCTCCACTTCGCAGTACCAGGCCGCATCGCCGATGCCCGGCAACATCGTCGGCGGCTTCACGCACAGCTTCTTGGTCTGCGTCACCATCGACGGCACCGACCGTTCCTTCTCCGGAAAGACGTGCAGGTACAGGCCGTTCACGCCGTTGTACAGGCACGCGTACTTGATGATGCCGTCCTCTTCCTCTACCTCTGCCTCCTGCTGGCTCTTGCCCTGGCCCAACTGCGTGGTGCCCATGATCTGGTGGACCTCCGTGAGCGGGAGGAACGGACAGGCCTCCCTGATCATGGCGGGCGAGGCGGGTGGTGGCGGTGTCGTGGGAGTGGTGCTCGCGGGTTTGCTCACCGAGGTGGGCCGCGGCGCCGGCGGGGACGACGGCGGCGCTGGCTCGCCGCTACAAGAGGTGACGAAAAAAAGCATGCCGACGAACAAGAGCCCCCAGGTCCTTTTCATCCTCGAAATGTAGCTGACCTGCGGAAACATCGGGGATTTTCGTGATGGTTCTTGCGTGAGGGCAACTTCGAAGAGTGCTCGTGCGTACTGTGGAAATGGCTTACGAGAGCTTCGGTGAGGACACCGGCGAGGCCATCCCGACTTCGACGGTACCCAGTTCGCTTTGGATCTCGACGCCCTCACGGCGCGGCACTCGCAGCGCCGCGGGACTGTGTGGATTTTGGGCGTTAGATGAGGGGAAGGGCAAACGTGTCGTGTTCGCGGGCGATGCCGAGCGGCCGTGTCGCGAAAGCCACTTTCGGGACATCAGACGTCGCGAAAGTGGCTTTCGCGACACCCCGAAAGGCTGGTGTGACCCTCACAGTGGCCAGGAGCAGCAGCTTTCGGTCGCGAGTGGCGTTCCGGTCTATTGAGGGGCAGGGCGAACGTGTCGTGTTCGGACGGGATGGGCGTTCACGCGTGATCGGGCGACGTTCACGGAGTTCGCTGTCTGATCACGCGAGATCCGTCTCCAATCACGCGAGTTACGGCCTTCGCTCACCTGAGTTCAGCCACGACGCCAGGTTTGTCCTTCTCCTCAATAGATGACTCAAAGTCCACACACCCCTCACCCGGAGCGCCACCGGGAACCGTCGCCCTCCCGAGCCCGACTACTAGGCTCGACGGGGAGTTCCCCGGCGAGGAGGGTGTCAGATGAGGTTCAAGCGGTTCGGTGCGTCGCTACTGGTCGCCGGCATCACCCTGCTGGGCGCCGCGACCCCGGCGCTGGCCCACTCGGAGTTGAAGAGCAGCGACCCGGCGAGGGGCGCTTCGCTGGCGACACCGCCGACGCAGATCAAGCTGACCTTCTCCGGTCCGGTCACCCTCGCCGAAAACCCGATCCAGATCACCGGGCCCGAGAACGCCTCGTGGACGGTCGGCCGGGCGGAGGTCGCCGGGACGGTCGTCACGGCGCCGGTGCAGGCGGTCGGGCCCGCCGGGGAGTACACCCTCCGCTACAAGGTCACCTTCGAGGACTCGCACGCCGCGAGCGGCTCGGTGAAGTTCAACCTCAGCGCCCCGGTGCCCAGCAGCGCGCCGACGAGCAGCCAGGCCCCGGCCAGCAGCGCGGCGCCCGCGACGAATGCCACCCCCGCTCCGCAGGCGGAGGAGACCACTCCCGACAAGCTGGTGCCGACCTGGGTGTGGATCGTCCTCGCTGTCGCCGTGGTCGTCGCCGGGCTGGTCGTCGCGCTCCGGTTCACTCGTCGGAAGGACTGAGGCTTCACGGAACGACAGCGGTTGAGGCAACCTTTCAGGTGGTCAACCGTCGAACTGAGATGAGGACCAGGGTGGCTCGCGGCGATGACGAGTTCGTCGAGTTCGTACGGAACTCGACGAACCGTCTTCAGCATGCGGCCTACCTGCTGACCAGCGACCGCCATCAGGCCGAGGACGCCACACAGGCGGCGCTCGCCAAGACGTACGCGGCCTGGTCGCGGGTGCGCCGCAAGGACGCTTACGCGTACGCGCGGCAGGTCCTCGTCAACCACGTCATCGACGGCTGGCGGCGCCCCATTCGCGAGAACGCGACCGAGGAGATCCCCGAGCAGCCGAGCGGCGCGGACATCGCCGGTGCCGTTGTCCAGCGGAAATGGCTGCTTGACGCGTTGCGTACGCTCACAGACCGGGAGAGAGCCGTCGTAGTGCTCCGGCACTTCTTCGATCTGAAGGAGTCCGATGTGGCCGGCGAGCTGGGTGTCTCGGTGGGCACCGTGAAGAGCACCAACTCCCGCGCCCTGACCAAGC contains these protein-coding regions:
- a CDS encoding BTAD domain-containing putative transcriptional regulator; protein product: MRFGVLGATEVRREDGTAVGVGGPRVRTLFALLALEAGRVVPAERLIDGLYGEQPPDGAANALQSQVSRLRAALKDLAPVEFSPAGYRLAVDPGDVDVHRFERLAAEGRRTLAAGDAEKAAELLRDALGLWRGPAFADITDAPFRDPQVTRLNELRTSAIEDRVEAELKLGRHADVLDELREVITAQPLRERPRALLIRALHAAGRQADALTAFEDARRVLADELGADPGPELAAAHLAVLRGEAPAAKTTTAPLPAQLTSFIGREGDLRHVLDQLERSRLVTLTGPGGSGKTRLAIETAAATDLPVVFVELAPYTEDSDVAHAVLTALGLRTVPLGAATPAMENAPLERLIDALAERALLLVLDNCEHLVGAAAKLTARLLGAAAALRVLATSREPLGITGEVVTPVPRLAVPPPGTPPARSLEFAAVRLFVDRARANDPGFAIDDTTAGDVQHICAALDGLPLAIELAAARVRTLPVGEIAARLEDRFKLLSRGSRVAEDRHRTLRGTVEWSWDLLEGDERLLGRRLTVFAGGTTLADAEAVCAVPDTGDLLPSLVDRSLVERGGNRYRMLETIRAFFAEKLAEAGETEQLRRAHAEHFLALAEEADPLLRTGDQLVWLERLDNAYDDLLAALRWAAEADVRIGLRLSASLVTYWWMRGRRFEGSTLSLEVVKHVGLRPPEDLEEEYQLSVLNAAAALRDHEALERHLPAVDELVRNMVRAPRNPALLMLIGVVSGPPGDDDELFKRGQALLAHSDAWSLALMPTGYGLRLMMQGDLESAEGLLREGEAAFRAIGERWGLSMTLDHLSQILIWTNRQAEALEMMHEALRLMRELGASDDNADLLCRRGTSKLLHGDAAGARADFELAIEIARRAGMPESRAFGYVGLASLARHGGDLATARALSELALSECAGGSFTSEGARAGARISLGWVLAAEGEIDRAEELHRLALTAADQWNDSTTVACAVEGLAGVALLRGDPERAAVLIGAAVTIRGTAFAVDLDAALLRTSVRERLGNDFDRPYRQGLGMRGAAQVAGP
- a CDS encoding DegT/DnrJ/EryC1/StrS family aminotransferase, with amino-acid sequence MSNQEPVVLGQPTVGDEELAAVAEVFRSGWLAGAGPACRRFEERFAKTVGTAHALTTSNCGSALFLGLRVLGVKPGDEVIVGDYTFPATGHAVLQAGATPVFADIRPDVWSADPASIESLITPRTVGILAVDVAGQPGDFDEYRAIADKHGLWLFEDAACAAGATYKTRPAGSLADLAAFSFHGRKGITAGEGGALVSDREDLIAHARKLHTYGIEPAITREGSGALPIPEFHELGYNFRLSDVQAAIMNVQLDRLPDLLSARRSVAKRYHEAFENLPGLDVPVELPDREHPWQAYILTVAPEIDRDALALRIREQGVQCNFGTYASHLQPIYGKKQTLPVSADLFARHLAIPMHANLTDDQVDRVIGTVSAALPS
- a CDS encoding NAD-dependent epimerase/dehydratase family protein; this translates as MPDKKVLFTGGGGFIAAHVIPMLIEGGYTVRVFDNMTRGDRARINEFVATGKVELVEKDVRYGGAVREAMRGCTHVIHFATVSINKSVADPHESIDINMVGNHNVFAAAADEGVERVVFASTASVYGEPKRLPMHEDDKLTPLTPYCISKRAGEDMLGFYERTKGLSWNALRFFNVYGPGQKIEAYYTSVINHFIQRLRAGQPPIIDGRGDQSMDFVHVTDLARAVVAALESDQANVPINIGTGIDTSIATLAKILIDAVGVNVEPLFNERDVLVSRRAADITRAREVLGWEPKISVEEGMYELVKASEG
- a CDS encoding glycosyltransferase family 4 protein; the encoded protein is MRIAVVNNFFPPRVGGSAHMAASLAEQYAARGHEVLAITAAYADAPADETKDGYRVVRLPAVKMPQLGLSIDFDMSFASLRPGNWRRLRKLLDEFKPDAIHLHGQFFDLSWLAGRYARRHKLPMLMTIHTLLISDNKLYGGVFRFLDTVLVNPILRYLKPRYVILDKLGVDYCVERYGTSDANSDYFPIAVDTGNFEKPLTKDVRAEHELGDGPVIVSLGHVIPLRNRLPLVEALPSILDKHPGVKVVVVGRVYHDVFLKRAEELGVADAIIVTGAVPKADVPAYFAAADIVTHDLNGGCGTASLEAMLSGTATIASVTEDNYPGIELRNGENILLVRPDDSEAVANTVIELLDDPEKRALVAQRESAMVRANFGLDVVAEEHLRTFEKLVTEADVLR
- a CDS encoding acyltransferase; this encodes MFFDDERSNRLRPQILTELVSQYMNDAERARFYGLPESTRVRERVKIISPENLKIGEHCWIGEGAALDASGGLEIGEHTSIGLNTLIFTHSSWLANMTLQNHSGSDLIERKPVKIGKGCFIGGLVVIMAGVTIGDFATVQPNSVVAKDVPPRTLVAGNPARVFQRYDDEYIQSEVERVRGENARRRALAEERGDTSSSWGAPAGDFTE
- a CDS encoding Uma2 family endonuclease codes for the protein MSVVQWPQRFLTLDDWAALPEDPEHWVEVVEGVVVVSPLPLLVHQWAVTRLGFLLHDQLPAGFSAWSEAEMIIGTAPLTVRVPDVVVARTEIMESNPARVPADAARLVIEVLSEGTVRTDRVTKFAEYAEVGIEHYWIVDLEDPTSMVTYRLVDGEYENFGEHTSKVSLEVEGTPLTLDLDALTTRHAQRP
- a CDS encoding copper resistance CopC family protein encodes the protein MRFKRFGASLLVAGITLLGAATPALAHSELKSSDPARGASLATPPTQIKLTFSGPVTLAENPIQITGPENASWTVGRAEVAGTVVTAPVQAVGPAGEYTLRYKVTFEDSHAASGSVKFNLSAPVPSSAPTSSQAPASSAAPATNATPAPQAEETTPDKLVPTWVWIVLAVAVVVAGLVVALRFTRRKD
- a CDS encoding SigE family RNA polymerase sigma factor, with product MARGDDEFVEFVRNSTNRLQHAAYLLTSDRHQAEDATQAALAKTYAAWSRVRRKDAYAYARQVLVNHVIDGWRRPIRENATEEIPEQPSGADIAGAVVQRKWLLDALRTLTDRERAVVVLRHFFDLKESDVAGELGVSVGTVKSTNSRALTKLRITAEDGTELIGGLGR